In one Nicotiana sylvestris chromosome 8, ASM39365v2, whole genome shotgun sequence genomic region, the following are encoded:
- the LOC138875878 gene encoding uncharacterized protein encodes MAAPPNFKEGQSTYRPPRFNGQYYGWWKIRMHDFMMVEDSELWDIICDGPHVPMKKLAEIGPMVPKGRKEYNDIDRKAVEKNYRAKIILICGIGPDEYNRVSACDTTKEIWEALQTAHDGTT; translated from the coding sequence atggctgctccaccGAACTTtaaggaaggacaatcaacctatagacctcctagattcaatggtcagtactatggTTGGTGGAAGATCCGCATGCATGATTTTATGATGGTAGAAGATTCAGAACTGtgggacatcatttgtgatggtccacatgttcccaTGAAGAAGCTTGCAGAAATAGGACCAATGGTGCCAAAAGGTAGAAAAGAGTACAACGACATTGACAGAAAAGCTGTAGAAAAAAACTATCGTGCCAAGATAATCTTGATATGTGGCATAGGACCTGATGAATACAATAGAGTCTCAGCTTGTGATACTACCAAAGAAATTTGGGAAGCTCTACAAACCGCACACGATGGAACTACTTAG